The Cellulomonas sp. P24 genome contains a region encoding:
- a CDS encoding DUF1304 domain-containing protein, protein MPTTVPIVAAVLATAAALVHVYIFVLESLRWTAPRTRATFGVATEAEALVTRELAYNQGWYNLFLAIGTIVGLVLSRSSVDATRAAGIGVLMFAAGSMVAAALVLVVRRPALARASAVQGLLPLVAVVLTAVAG, encoded by the coding sequence CGTCCTCGCGACGGCTGCGGCACTCGTGCACGTGTACATCTTCGTTCTCGAGAGCCTGCGCTGGACCGCGCCCCGCACCCGAGCGACGTTCGGCGTCGCCACGGAGGCCGAGGCGCTCGTCACGCGCGAGCTCGCCTACAACCAGGGCTGGTACAACCTGTTCCTGGCGATCGGCACCATCGTCGGGCTCGTGCTCTCGCGATCCTCGGTCGACGCCACGCGCGCCGCCGGCATCGGGGTCCTGATGTTCGCCGCCGGGTCGATGGTCGCCGCCGCACTCGTCCTCGTGGTCCGCCGACCAGCCCTGGCACGTGCCTCGGCGGTGCAGGGGCTGCTGCCCCTCGTCGCCGTCGTGCTCACCGCTGTCGCCGGCTGA
- a CDS encoding beta-N-acetylhexosaminidase: MPESLSIVPAPRYVELGDGPGLALGGGVGLLVGADPAEIALGVYVARLAERIGIGPVDMLALDDGRDQLIELRLDPAAGPADSDPAERYSVVVDRRRALVRAPTVAGLYYGVVTLRQTLRTHPAGYVYAPVLRVEDAPRYPWRGLSVDVARHFFPVEDIELVISLMGYYKLNVLHLHLTDDQGWRLDVPSRPGLVERSAGSAVHGARGGYYTAGEYRRIVTFAASRGITVVPEVDIPGHVNAALHAYGELTPSGEPTEAYTGIDVGFSRLTAGLPATGPFLRDVFTDVAAMTPGPYVHLGGDEVPTLDPAEYEALVGIAHDAVRDAGKTVVAWQEAATAPLAPGSVLQYWDPRDGHEAIIAAAAAGCRVLMSPGSRAYLDMKYDAHYPRGLEWAGHIELRDAYDWDPGVVIPGLPLESVVGVEAAIWTETLATVDELTEMLLPRLTALAEVAWSVPARRSWDSYRRRVAAHRDYWDQIGVRWYPSPHVNW, encoded by the coding sequence GTGCCTGAATCCCTGTCGATCGTCCCTGCGCCGCGCTACGTGGAGCTGGGTGACGGCCCCGGCCTCGCGCTCGGTGGGGGAGTCGGGCTGCTCGTCGGCGCGGACCCGGCCGAGATCGCCCTCGGGGTGTACGTGGCCCGGCTCGCCGAGCGCATCGGCATCGGGCCGGTCGACATGCTCGCGCTCGACGACGGACGCGACCAGCTCATCGAGCTGCGGCTCGACCCGGCCGCCGGACCGGCCGACTCCGACCCGGCGGAGCGGTACTCGGTCGTGGTCGACCGGCGCCGGGCCCTGGTGCGAGCACCGACGGTCGCCGGGCTGTACTACGGCGTCGTGACGCTGCGCCAGACGTTGCGCACGCACCCCGCCGGGTACGTGTACGCCCCGGTGCTCAGGGTCGAGGACGCGCCGCGGTACCCGTGGCGCGGCCTGAGCGTCGACGTGGCCCGGCACTTCTTCCCGGTCGAGGACATCGAGCTGGTGATCTCCCTCATGGGGTACTACAAGCTCAACGTCCTGCACCTCCACCTCACGGACGACCAGGGGTGGCGGCTCGACGTGCCGTCTCGCCCCGGCCTCGTCGAGCGGTCCGCGGGGTCCGCCGTCCACGGCGCCCGGGGCGGGTACTACACCGCGGGCGAGTACCGCCGGATCGTCACGTTCGCGGCGTCCCGCGGCATCACCGTCGTCCCCGAGGTGGACATCCCCGGCCACGTCAACGCGGCACTGCACGCGTACGGCGAGCTCACGCCGTCAGGCGAACCGACCGAGGCGTACACCGGGATCGACGTGGGGTTCAGCCGGCTGACCGCCGGGCTGCCTGCGACCGGGCCGTTCCTGCGGGACGTCTTCACCGACGTCGCGGCCATGACGCCGGGTCCGTACGTGCACCTCGGCGGGGACGAGGTCCCGACCCTCGACCCGGCCGAGTACGAGGCCCTCGTCGGCATCGCGCACGACGCGGTGCGCGATGCGGGGAAGACGGTGGTCGCCTGGCAGGAAGCCGCCACCGCCCCACTCGCGCCCGGGAGCGTGCTCCAGTACTGGGACCCGCGCGATGGGCACGAGGCGATCATCGCCGCCGCGGCAGCCGGCTGCCGGGTGCTCATGTCGCCCGGATCGCGGGCGTACCTCGACATGAAGTACGACGCGCACTACCCGCGCGGGCTCGAGTGGGCCGGCCACATCGAGCTGCGCGACGCCTACGACTGGGACCCGGGCGTCGTCATCCCCGGGCTGCCCCTGGAGTCGGTGGTGGGCGTCGAGGCCGCCATCTGGACCGAGACCCTCGCCACGGTCGATGAGCTGACCGAGATGCTCCTGCCGCGGCTCACGGCCCTCGCCGAGGTCGCCTGGAGCGTCCCGGCCCGGCGCAGCTGGGACTCCTACCGGCGACGCGTCGCGGCGCACCGCGACTACTGGGACCAGATCGGCGTCCGCTGGTACCCGTCACCGCACGTCAACTGGTAG
- a CDS encoding dolichyl-phosphate-mannose--protein mannosyltransferase — translation MTSTPEDPVPVDGDLGGPGPATHPEQPAADPDHAPGTTRHLGSGARHVAEGPADTVPGGGRGGERLVVGAHTDTSAPAPGGTTGDTSSASGSAPRGPGLTEPVSTERRLLGRLLGEDRLLLGATAHDRLWGWLGPLLVTVLAGVARFANLGRPHALVFDETYYVKQAYTLLKVGYEARWPDNPNPAFEAGHLNTFLSQADYAVHPPVGKWLIAFGMQLFGPASSFGWRFSVAVAGTLAVWMVARIARRLFASTALGVIAGGLFAVDGEAIVHSRTGLLDQFVMFFALAAFGALLLDREQSRRRLAAGAARVIDAGGEVRWSSVRLGVRWWRVTAAVLLGLSIGTKWSGIYFLAVFGVLSVAWDLTARRAVGQRRWALTTLTRDAVPAGLAMTSIAFATYLATWTVWFRTPGAYMRQWAVQNPGEGVQWLPPALRSLLQYHADMWHFHNTLQTPHPYAASPLGWLVQWRPTSMYYPESVSGLDAQASQALCGSDRCSQAITSLGNPLIWWAATAAIVVALVWLVRRYDWRAGAVLVGIGAGWVPWLGYAHRTIFTFYSIAFAPWMVLTLTYVIGIVLGTRADGARRRRAGRWWVGGFLVLVVAVSVFFYPIWTAQVVPYWFWRLHMWLPSWI, via the coding sequence GTGACGAGCACCCCGGAGGACCCGGTTCCCGTGGACGGCGACCTGGGAGGACCGGGCCCCGCCACCCACCCGGAACAGCCAGCAGCGGACCCGGACCACGCTCCGGGCACGACCCGACACCTCGGGTCCGGGGCCCGTCACGTCGCCGAGGGGCCGGCGGACACCGTCCCCGGCGGCGGACGCGGCGGTGAGCGCCTCGTGGTGGGTGCGCACACCGACACCAGCGCCCCGGCTCCGGGCGGGACCACGGGCGACACGTCCTCTGCGTCCGGCTCCGCGCCGCGTGGCCCGGGCCTGACCGAGCCGGTGAGCACGGAGCGTCGGCTCCTCGGGCGGCTCCTCGGGGAGGACCGGCTCCTGCTCGGCGCGACGGCCCACGACCGCCTGTGGGGCTGGCTCGGCCCGCTCCTGGTGACCGTGCTCGCGGGCGTCGCCCGGTTCGCGAACCTCGGCCGACCCCATGCGCTCGTCTTCGACGAGACCTACTACGTCAAGCAGGCGTACACGCTCCTGAAGGTCGGGTACGAGGCGCGCTGGCCCGACAACCCGAACCCGGCGTTCGAGGCCGGGCATCTCAACACCTTCCTCTCCCAGGCCGACTACGCGGTGCACCCGCCGGTGGGCAAGTGGCTGATCGCGTTCGGCATGCAGCTGTTCGGGCCCGCGAGCTCGTTCGGCTGGAGGTTCAGCGTGGCGGTCGCCGGCACGCTCGCGGTCTGGATGGTCGCCCGCATCGCCCGTCGGCTGTTCGCGTCGACGGCGCTCGGTGTCATCGCCGGTGGGCTGTTCGCGGTCGACGGCGAGGCGATCGTGCACTCCCGGACGGGGCTGCTCGACCAGTTCGTCATGTTCTTCGCCCTGGCGGCCTTCGGTGCGCTGCTGCTCGATCGCGAGCAGTCCCGGCGACGGCTCGCGGCGGGGGCCGCACGCGTGATCGACGCGGGTGGCGAGGTCCGGTGGTCGAGCGTGCGCCTCGGGGTGCGCTGGTGGCGGGTGACGGCTGCGGTGCTCCTCGGGCTCAGCATCGGCACCAAGTGGTCGGGCATCTACTTCCTGGCGGTGTTCGGGGTGCTGAGCGTCGCATGGGACCTCACGGCGCGACGCGCGGTCGGTCAACGCCGGTGGGCCCTCACGACCCTCACCCGCGATGCGGTCCCGGCGGGTCTGGCGATGACGTCGATCGCGTTCGCGACCTACCTGGCGACGTGGACGGTCTGGTTCCGCACACCGGGTGCGTACATGCGCCAGTGGGCCGTGCAGAACCCGGGGGAAGGCGTCCAGTGGTTGCCCCCGGCGTTGCGGTCCCTCCTCCAGTACCACGCCGACATGTGGCACTTCCACAACACGCTCCAGACCCCGCACCCGTACGCGGCGTCCCCCCTCGGCTGGCTCGTCCAGTGGCGGCCGACGTCGATGTACTACCCGGAGTCGGTGTCCGGTCTGGACGCGCAGGCGTCGCAGGCGCTGTGCGGGTCGGACCGCTGCTCGCAGGCGATCACGTCCCTGGGCAACCCGCTGATCTGGTGGGCGGCGACGGCGGCGATCGTCGTGGCGCTCGTGTGGCTCGTCCGCCGGTACGACTGGCGGGCCGGGGCCGTCCTCGTCGGGATCGGTGCCGGCTGGGTGCCGTGGCTCGGCTACGCGCACCGGACGATCTTCACCTTCTACTCGATCGCGTTCGCGCCGTGGATGGTGCTCACCCTGACGTACGTGATCGGGATCGTCCTGGGGACGAGGGCCGACGGTGCGAGGCGACGGCGAGCGGGCAGGTGGTGGGTCGGCGGCTTCCTGGTGCTCGTGGTGGCGGTGAGCGTGTTCTTCTACCCGATCTGGACGGCCCAGGTGGTGCCGTACTGGTTCTGGCGCCTGCACATGTGGCTGCCGAGCTGGATCTGA
- the rsmI gene encoding 16S rRNA (cytidine(1402)-2'-O)-methyltransferase, which yields MTGRLVLAATPIGDVEDASLRLRRLLTEADVVAAEDTRRLHALATRMGVRIGGRVVSYHEHNESARAQELLDVVASGGTVLVVTDAGMPAVSDPGFRVVAAAVAAGLPVTAAPGPSAVLTALALSGLPTDRFCFEGFLPRKPGERSRALLELAGERRTMVFFEAPHRLHAMLEAMVDAFGGDRPAAVCRELTKTYEEVRRAPVAELAAWAGAGEVRGEISVVVAGAPQSAATPVATLVVEVLSRVDAGERLKEAVREVAEATGTSKRDLYAAALARRG from the coding sequence ATGACCGGTCGCCTCGTCCTCGCCGCCACCCCGATCGGCGACGTCGAGGACGCGTCGCTGCGGCTGCGGCGACTCCTCACCGAGGCTGACGTCGTCGCCGCGGAGGACACCCGGCGCCTGCACGCGCTGGCCACGCGCATGGGGGTGCGGATCGGCGGTCGGGTCGTCAGCTATCACGAGCACAACGAGAGCGCGCGCGCCCAGGAGCTGCTCGACGTGGTCGCGTCGGGCGGCACGGTGCTGGTGGTCACCGACGCGGGGATGCCCGCCGTCTCGGACCCGGGGTTCCGGGTCGTCGCGGCTGCCGTCGCCGCGGGGCTCCCGGTGACCGCGGCTCCCGGACCGAGCGCGGTCCTCACCGCGCTCGCGCTCTCGGGGCTGCCGACCGACCGGTTCTGCTTCGAGGGCTTCCTGCCCCGCAAACCGGGGGAGCGGTCCCGGGCCCTGCTCGAGCTCGCCGGCGAACGTCGGACGATGGTCTTCTTCGAGGCGCCGCACCGCTTGCACGCGATGCTCGAGGCGATGGTCGACGCCTTCGGCGGGGACCGACCGGCGGCCGTGTGCCGTGAGCTCACCAAGACGTACGAGGAGGTCCGGCGGGCGCCCGTGGCGGAGCTCGCCGCCTGGGCCGGTGCGGGCGAGGTCCGCGGCGAGATCTCCGTCGTCGTCGCAGGCGCGCCGCAGAGCGCAGCGACCCCGGTCGCGACGCTCGTCGTCGAGGTCCTCTCCCGGGTCGACGCGGGTGAACGACTCAAGGAGGCCGTCCGCGAGGTCGCCGAGGCGACCGGGACCTCCAAGCGGGACCTGTACGCGGCCGCGCTCGCCCGCCGGGGCTGA
- a CDS encoding EAL domain-containing protein — protein MPGTAGLVRRTSAVSLLLDDLIDRSGFDVWVAVGTSEDVPVVLGTTHHATAFGFDDTVPAWAWQLSATVAREGKAVVLPHLDEVPTERRRFVAGVRSGAQGVVGVPIRTPDQRPLGVLCGLSRSCPDLGLDAVVPHAEVVARVIGTVIAHESEIARLSWRLDDLDDVEPLAPESAARATTSRSIDQQLETVRVHLGMDQVVVGRFSDDRLQIVNAAAAFGVRSLAGFSEPDEGSLARLVADGKVPAAIADVTRIPALASVRVILDLQMRSHLGVPLRRPDGTVVGVLCAISHQVREDLGAREIATLNTLGQQLVGSLAEQDRSQIEDRAFARDLRDLMGRGGPQIVYQPVVALAELKHAGVEALSRFAGSARPPDQWFARAAHTGHGPELELRAIRSALRGLSHAPGFLSLNVSPSTIVLPDFTAGLADQPLDRLVLEITEHTQVSDYGALSEVLAPLRAAGLRIAVDDVGAGFASMRHVLVLAPELIKLDLSLVRGISHDVRRRSLTAALLTFAADLGASVVAEGVETAGELDCLRELGVHFGQGFHLGRPEPLRDPQAA, from the coding sequence ATGCCAGGCACAGCAGGACTCGTACGGCGGACGTCTGCCGTCAGCCTGCTCCTCGACGACCTGATCGACCGCTCCGGCTTCGACGTGTGGGTCGCCGTCGGGACGTCGGAGGACGTGCCCGTCGTGCTCGGGACGACGCACCACGCCACCGCGTTCGGGTTCGACGACACCGTGCCGGCGTGGGCCTGGCAGCTCAGCGCGACGGTGGCGCGCGAGGGGAAGGCCGTCGTCCTTCCGCACCTCGACGAGGTGCCGACCGAACGCCGGAGGTTCGTCGCCGGGGTCCGGTCCGGTGCCCAGGGCGTCGTCGGGGTCCCCATCCGGACACCGGACCAGCGTCCGTTGGGCGTCCTGTGCGGACTGTCACGGTCCTGCCCCGACCTGGGTCTCGACGCCGTCGTCCCGCACGCCGAGGTCGTCGCGCGGGTCATCGGCACCGTGATCGCCCACGAGTCGGAGATCGCACGGTTGTCCTGGCGGCTGGACGACCTCGACGACGTCGAGCCACTGGCCCCCGAGAGCGCAGCACGCGCGACGACCTCCCGATCGATCGACCAGCAGCTCGAGACGGTGCGGGTCCACCTCGGGATGGATCAGGTGGTCGTCGGGCGGTTCAGCGACGATCGGCTCCAGATCGTGAATGCGGCCGCCGCGTTCGGTGTCCGCAGCCTCGCGGGGTTCTCGGAGCCGGACGAGGGCTCCCTGGCCCGTCTCGTCGCCGACGGGAAGGTCCCCGCGGCGATCGCCGACGTGACCCGGATCCCGGCGCTCGCCTCGGTCCGGGTCATCCTCGACCTCCAGATGCGGTCGCACCTCGGCGTGCCGCTTCGGCGCCCCGACGGCACCGTGGTCGGGGTGCTGTGCGCGATCTCGCACCAGGTGCGGGAGGACCTCGGTGCGCGCGAGATCGCGACCCTGAACACCCTCGGCCAGCAGCTCGTCGGGTCGCTCGCCGAGCAGGACCGTTCCCAGATCGAGGACCGCGCGTTCGCCCGTGACCTCCGGGACCTCATGGGTCGCGGAGGACCGCAGATCGTCTATCAGCCCGTCGTCGCGCTGGCGGAGCTGAAGCACGCCGGTGTCGAGGCCCTCTCCCGGTTCGCCGGGAGCGCGCGACCGCCTGACCAGTGGTTCGCGCGCGCCGCCCACACCGGCCACGGTCCTGAGCTCGAGCTGCGCGCGATCCGCAGCGCCCTCCGTGGGTTGTCCCATGCCCCCGGATTCCTGTCGCTCAACGTGTCACCGTCGACGATCGTGCTCCCCGACTTCACCGCCGGCCTGGCCGACCAGCCGCTCGACCGGCTCGTCCTGGAGATCACCGAGCACACCCAGGTGTCGGACTACGGGGCGCTCAGCGAGGTGCTCGCCCCGCTCCGCGCCGCCGGCCTGCGGATCGCCGTCGACGACGTCGGCGCCGGGTTCGCGAGCATGCGGCACGTCCTCGTGCTGGCTCCCGAGCTCATCAAGCTCGACCTGAGCCTCGTGCGAGGGATCTCGCACGACGTCCGTCGCCGGTCGTTGACTGCGGCGCTCCTGACGTTCGCCGCCGACCTCGGAGCATCGGTCGTCGCCGAGGGTGTCGAGACGGCCGGTGAGCTCGACTGCCTGAGGGAGCTGGGCGTGCACTTCGGGCAGGGGTTCCACCTGGGCCGGCCGGAGCCGCTGCGCGATCCCCAGGCAGCGTGA
- a CDS encoding isochorismatase family protein codes for MTTTSRRALLVVDVQPTFCEGGSLGVDGGDAVAHAVADYAARHRDRYVTVVTTQDWHVDPGPHFSEEPDYVDTWPPHGVAGTAEAELHPALADLHPDASVKKGAYVAAYSGFEGTDQDGRSLEAILEAQAVTAVDVVGIAESHCVKATALDARALGLDVRVLTDLTVPVTPEQGEQAREELRRAGVEVVASDAV; via the coding sequence GTGACGACCACATCGAGACGAGCGCTGCTGGTCGTGGACGTGCAGCCGACGTTCTGCGAGGGCGGGTCGTTGGGCGTCGACGGCGGCGACGCGGTGGCGCACGCGGTGGCCGACTACGCCGCACGGCACCGCGACCGGTACGTCACGGTCGTGACGACGCAGGACTGGCACGTCGACCCCGGGCCCCACTTCAGCGAGGAACCGGACTACGTCGACACCTGGCCGCCGCACGGGGTCGCAGGCACCGCCGAGGCAGAGCTTCATCCGGCCCTGGCCGACCTGCACCCGGACGCATCCGTCAAGAAGGGCGCCTACGTCGCTGCGTACTCCGGGTTCGAAGGAACCGACCAGGACGGGCGGTCGCTCGAGGCGATCCTCGAGGCGCAGGCCGTCACCGCGGTCGACGTCGTCGGTATCGCCGAGTCGCACTGCGTGAAGGCCACTGCCCTCGACGCCCGGGCACTCGGCCTCGACGTCCGGGTCCTGACCGACCTGACCGTCCCGGTGACCCCCGAGCAGGGCGAGCAGGCGCGAGAAGAGCTGCGCCGCGCAGGCGTCGAGGTCGTGGCGTCCGACGCGGTGTAG
- a CDS encoding aminotransferase class I/II-fold pyridoxal phosphate-dependent enzyme, translating to MEFRRIPGLPPYVFTIIDSLKLEARRAGRDVIDLGFGNPDLPSPQIAVDKLVQAAQVPRNHRYSSSRGIPKLRQAVADLYLRRFGVSLDPETEIISTIGAKEGFSHLMWVLLQPGDAAIVPTPSYPIHIWGPYFAGADARQVPIGDGTDGAGYIDRVMEAWELGWPKPRVVVLSFPHNPTTTTVELADLQRLVDWARERDVVLVHDLAYADMCFDGWTPPSIMQCIGAKEVAVELYSMTKSFSMAGWRVAFLVGRSDVVGALAKLKSYLDYGTFQPIQIAATVTLNEAADYPTELSPVYESRRNALVDGLARIGWDILKPRGTMFAWARIPEPYRDMGSVEFAELLVRDCDVAVSPGTGFGPGGDGHVRFALIENEQRIAQAVRGLRKGLTRLS from the coding sequence ATGGAGTTCCGTCGCATCCCCGGCCTGCCGCCGTACGTCTTCACGATCATCGACTCGCTGAAGCTCGAGGCGCGCCGCGCCGGGCGCGACGTGATCGACCTCGGCTTCGGGAACCCGGACCTGCCGAGCCCGCAGATCGCCGTCGACAAGCTCGTCCAGGCCGCCCAGGTGCCGCGCAACCACCGGTACTCGTCGTCGCGCGGCATCCCCAAGCTGCGCCAGGCGGTCGCCGACCTCTACCTCCGACGGTTCGGCGTGTCGCTCGACCCCGAGACCGAGATCATCTCGACGATCGGCGCCAAGGAGGGCTTCAGCCACCTCATGTGGGTGCTCCTGCAGCCCGGCGACGCCGCGATCGTGCCGACCCCGAGCTACCCGATCCACATCTGGGGTCCGTACTTCGCCGGGGCGGACGCCCGCCAGGTGCCGATCGGCGACGGGACGGACGGCGCGGGGTACATCGACCGCGTCATGGAGGCGTGGGAGCTCGGCTGGCCCAAGCCGCGCGTCGTCGTGCTCTCGTTCCCGCACAACCCGACGACCACCACGGTCGAGCTCGCCGACCTGCAGCGGCTGGTCGACTGGGCGCGTGAGCGCGACGTCGTCCTCGTCCACGACCTCGCCTACGCCGACATGTGCTTCGACGGCTGGACACCACCGTCGATCATGCAGTGCATCGGTGCCAAGGAGGTCGCCGTCGAGCTCTACTCGATGACCAAGTCGTTCTCGATGGCCGGGTGGCGGGTGGCGTTCCTCGTCGGGCGGTCGGACGTGGTCGGTGCGCTCGCCAAGCTCAAGAGCTACCTGGACTACGGCACGTTCCAGCCGATCCAGATCGCCGCGACCGTGACGCTCAACGAGGCCGCGGACTACCCGACCGAGCTGAGCCCCGTCTACGAGTCCCGCCGCAACGCCCTCGTCGACGGGTTGGCACGCATCGGCTGGGACATCCTGAAGCCCCGGGGCACGATGTTCGCCTGGGCGCGGATCCCGGAGCCGTACCGCGACATGGGGTCGGTGGAGTTCGCCGAGCTGCTGGTGCGCGACTGCGACGTGGCGGTCTCACCGGGGACGGGCTTCGGCCCCGGTGGTGACGGCCACGTCCGCTTCGCCCTGATCGAGAACGAGCAGCGCATCGCCCAGGCCGTCCGTGGCCTCCGGAAGGGCCTCACCCGGCTCTCCTGA
- a CDS encoding DUF559 domain-containing protein: MATSTWTWTSTATTTAMVSATTTIVNRLAALGGCGRFVEIVEDSADRTELDRAIPSGAVRRVHRGCYALPGTDAAVVAATVFRAVVTCVSAADLYGLIVLDRPDRVHLSVPRRRGTSRPGLRDHDTVVLHREASSPQPQPQPQPQPQPQPQPLSMARVAPPASALARVLQCQPGDRAVVTVDSAVNQRLVTVDELRAALPPGAVRARLVLGLVDGRSQSPSETLARLALRRDGLRVEPQVRIPGVGRVDLLVERCVVVEADGFGYHAGRSQFREDRRRDRELAKQGRVVLRFSFEDIVRDPGRLVADVRAVLARTGRHPRSAPRV; this comes from the coding sequence ATGGCGACCTCGACCTGGACCTGGACCTCGACCGCGACAACGACGGCGATGGTGTCGGCGACGACAACGATCGTGAATCGTCTCGCGGCCCTCGGCGGCTGCGGCCGCTTCGTGGAGATCGTCGAGGACTCCGCTGATCGCACTGAGCTGGATCGGGCGATCCCCTCGGGTGCCGTCCGACGCGTGCACCGCGGGTGCTACGCCCTTCCGGGAACCGACGCCGCCGTCGTCGCCGCGACGGTGTTCCGGGCGGTCGTCACGTGCGTCTCGGCGGCCGATCTGTACGGGCTGATCGTCCTCGATCGCCCCGATCGGGTGCACCTGTCCGTCCCGCGTCGACGAGGCACCAGCCGTCCGGGACTGCGGGACCACGACACCGTGGTGCTCCACCGTGAGGCATCCTCGCCGCAGCCGCAGCCGCAGCCGCAGCCGCAGCCGCAGCCGCAGCCGCAGCCGCTGTCGATGGCGCGCGTCGCCCCGCCGGCGTCCGCTCTCGCACGGGTACTCCAGTGTCAGCCGGGCGATCGTGCCGTGGTGACCGTCGACTCGGCCGTGAACCAGCGCCTCGTGACGGTCGACGAGCTGCGCGCTGCGCTTCCCCCGGGGGCGGTTCGTGCGCGCCTCGTTCTCGGGCTCGTGGATGGGCGGAGCCAGTCGCCCTCGGAGACCCTGGCGCGACTCGCCCTCCGCCGCGACGGCCTGCGTGTCGAGCCTCAGGTCAGGATCCCTGGTGTCGGGCGGGTCGATCTGCTCGTCGAGAGGTGTGTGGTCGTGGAGGCCGACGGGTTCGGCTATCACGCCGGTCGATCGCAGTTCCGCGAGGACCGCCGTCGTGACCGGGAGCTGGCCAAGCAGGGACGCGTCGTCCTTCGCTTCAGCTTCGAGGACATCGTGAGGGATCCCGGGAGACTCGTCGCCGACGTTCGTGCTGTGCTGGCCCGGACCGGCCGGCACCCGCGCTCCGCGCCGCGCGTGTGA
- the metG gene encoding methionine--tRNA ligase, with amino-acid sequence MSAPSSFYLTTPIYYVNDAPHIGHAYTTVAADVITRWHRQRQEPVWFLTGTDEHGQKVMRTADANGVSPQEWADRLVESAWKPVLTTLDAANDDFIRTTQERHTTRVQAFIQDLYDKGEIYAGSYEGPYCVGCEEYKLPGELVAGTGEFEGQQVCAIHGRPVEMLSEQNYFFRMSAYTQRLLDFYEANPTFVQPASARNEVLSFVRQGLQDLSISRNTFDWGIPIPWDTTHVLYVWFDALLNYATAVGLDSTDPADQELFARTWPADVHLVGKDILRFHAVIWPAMLMAAGLELPRQVFAHGWLLVGGEKMSKTKLTGIAPNQIIDHFGSDAFRYYFLRAIPFGQDGSFSWEDLAARYNAELANGFGNLASRVAAMVGKYFDGVLPVGGAPGEAEEAVSAVAETAVVDSEAAMDRLALHEAISSVWTLVEATNGYLTEQAPWSVAKAEVRDDGTYSADGRLATILVTAAESLRALAVLLHPVMPRATQSLWELLGAEAVLGTLGSQPVADAARFGQLPAGTVVTKGASLFPRLEDPTEA; translated from the coding sequence ATGTCTGCCCCCTCGTCCTTCTACCTGACGACGCCCATCTACTACGTGAACGACGCCCCTCACATCGGGCACGCGTACACGACCGTCGCGGCGGACGTCATCACCCGGTGGCACCGCCAGCGCCAGGAGCCCGTGTGGTTCCTGACCGGTACGGACGAGCACGGCCAGAAGGTCATGCGCACGGCGGACGCGAACGGCGTGAGCCCGCAGGAGTGGGCCGACCGCCTCGTGGAGAGCGCCTGGAAGCCCGTCCTGACCACGCTCGACGCGGCGAACGACGACTTCATCCGGACGACGCAGGAGCGCCACACGACTCGGGTACAGGCGTTCATCCAGGACCTGTACGACAAGGGCGAGATCTACGCCGGGTCCTACGAGGGCCCGTACTGCGTCGGTTGCGAGGAGTACAAGCTGCCCGGCGAGCTGGTCGCCGGGACCGGCGAGTTCGAGGGCCAGCAGGTCTGCGCGATCCACGGCCGTCCGGTCGAGATGCTCTCGGAGCAGAACTACTTCTTCCGCATGAGCGCGTACACGCAGCGACTGCTCGACTTCTACGAGGCGAACCCGACGTTCGTGCAGCCGGCGAGCGCGCGCAACGAGGTGCTCTCCTTCGTCCGCCAGGGGCTGCAGGACCTGTCGATCTCCCGCAACACGTTCGACTGGGGCATCCCGATCCCGTGGGACACGACGCACGTGCTGTACGTGTGGTTCGACGCGCTGCTGAACTATGCGACTGCCGTCGGGCTCGACAGCACGGATCCGGCGGACCAGGAGCTGTTCGCCCGGACGTGGCCGGCCGACGTGCACCTGGTCGGCAAGGACATCCTGCGGTTCCACGCGGTGATCTGGCCCGCGATGCTGATGGCGGCCGGCCTCGAGCTGCCGCGGCAGGTGTTCGCGCACGGGTGGCTGCTGGTGGGCGGCGAGAAGATGAGCAAGACGAAGCTGACCGGGATCGCCCCGAACCAGATCATCGACCACTTCGGGTCGGACGCGTTCCGCTACTACTTCCTGCGCGCGATCCCGTTCGGCCAGGACGGGTCGTTCTCCTGGGAGGACCTCGCGGCGCGGTACAACGCCGAGCTCGCGAACGGTTTCGGCAACCTTGCCTCGCGGGTGGCAGCGATGGTCGGCAAGTACTTCGACGGCGTGCTTCCGGTCGGGGGTGCGCCCGGCGAGGCCGAGGAGGCCGTGTCGGCCGTGGCCGAGACAGCCGTGGTCGACTCCGAAGCGGCGATGGACCGGCTCGCGCTGCACGAGGCGATCTCGTCGGTGTGGACCCTCGTGGAGGCCACCAACGGCTACCTCACCGAGCAGGCGCCGTGGTCCGTGGCCAAGGCTGAGGTACGGGACGACGGGACGTACTCGGCAGACGGCCGTCTCGCGACGATCCTCGTCACGGCCGCAGAGTCCCTGCGGGCGCTCGCGGTGCTGCTGCACCCGGTGATGCCGCGGGCGACCCAGTCTCTGTGGGAGCTGCTGGGTGCCGAGGCGGTGCTCGGGACGCTCGGCTCCCAGCCGGTGGCGGACGCCGCTCGGTTCGGTCAGCTTCCGGCGGGGACGGTCGTGACGAAGGGTGCCTCGCTCTTCCCGCGGCTCGAGGACCCGACCGAGGCCTGA